One Actinomyces marmotae DNA window includes the following coding sequences:
- a CDS encoding malate dehydrogenase, with protein sequence MANAPVNITITGAAGNIGYALLFRIASGALLGPDQRVNLRLLEIPPAIKAAEGTAMELFDSAFPTLGSIDIFDDAKAAFEGANIAFLVGSMPRKAGMERADLLSANGGIFGPQGEAINAGAADDIKVLVVGNPANTNALIAASHAPDVPASRFTAMTRLDHNRALAQLAMKAGCHVTDIDKVTVWGNHSTTQYPDLTQATVKGQPITDLLADRAWVEEDFIPTVAKRGAAIIDARGASSAASAASAAVDHVRDWCLGVKGYSWTSSSIMSDGSYGVPEGIISSFPCTVENGEWKIVQGLEIDEFSRARIDASAAELISEKESVASMNLI encoded by the coding sequence ATGGCCAACGCCCCCGTGAACATCACGATCACCGGCGCCGCCGGCAACATCGGCTACGCCCTTCTCTTCCGCATCGCCTCCGGCGCCCTCCTCGGCCCGGACCAGCGGGTCAACCTGCGCCTGCTCGAGATCCCCCCGGCCATCAAGGCCGCCGAGGGCACCGCCATGGAGCTCTTCGACTCCGCCTTCCCGACGCTGGGCTCCATCGACATCTTCGACGACGCCAAGGCCGCCTTCGAGGGCGCCAACATCGCCTTCCTCGTCGGCTCCATGCCCCGCAAGGCCGGAATGGAGCGCGCCGACCTGCTGTCCGCCAACGGCGGCATCTTCGGCCCCCAGGGCGAGGCCATCAACGCCGGCGCCGCGGACGACATCAAGGTCCTCGTCGTGGGCAACCCGGCCAACACCAACGCCCTCATCGCCGCCTCCCACGCCCCGGACGTCCCGGCCTCCCGCTTCACCGCGATGACCCGCCTGGACCACAACCGCGCCCTGGCCCAGCTCGCCATGAAGGCCGGCTGCCACGTCACCGACATTGACAAGGTCACCGTCTGGGGCAACCACTCCACCACCCAGTACCCCGACCTCACGCAGGCCACCGTCAAGGGCCAGCCCATCACGGACCTGCTCGCAGACCGCGCCTGGGTGGAGGAGGACTTCATCCCCACCGTCGCCAAGCGCGGCGCCGCCATCATCGACGCGCGCGGCGCCTCCTCGGCCGCCTCGGCGGCCTCGGCGGCGGTCGACCACGTCCGCGACTGGTGCCTGGGCGTCAAGGGCTACTCCTGGACCTCCTCCTCGATCATGTCCGATGGCTCCTACGGCGTGCCCGAGGGCATCATCTCCTCCTTCCCCTGCACCGTGGAGAACGGCGAGTGGAAGATCGTTCAGGGCCTCGAGATCGACGA